Below is a genomic region from Anguilla anguilla isolate fAngAng1 chromosome 18, fAngAng1.pri, whole genome shotgun sequence.
ATgtgcaaaaaaacagcaaccttTCTGAAGTGCCCCCAAATGGAGTATTGCTTGCTGTCAGTGACTAATTTGTTACCCTCAGGGCAAAGGTTTCGAACTTTAAAACTTTCGTCCGATCCCGCAGTGTGCAAGTCAcataaacaaatttattttaaaaaattaacagatCAGCGACAgtgatcatttttattactCCACGAGAAACAGCCCGCCAAAATAACTAACGGCTTCAGGGGTGAGAAACCTTGAGGGTTGACCATTTTTCTCTTCACCTTCGGATCCAGACGCAATTCCTCTGCGTTTTAGGACTAAAACATGTTGTACTGCAGTAGCATTGGTTAAAGCAGGTCATCAAGAGGTAATCACAATTCAACACCAAATCAAAAACTCATTTCTCCAGAAAGATCTTGGGTgggtggttcccaaactcaaCCCTGGAGGACCACTTTGCAtggtggtttttgttccaaacacaattgcaatcccaatTGACGTGGCTTTATCCAGGACCCCACATTTTCCCCTAATGTCCTGAATCAAAAATTCAGGCCATTAGGGGAAAATGTGGGGTCCTGGATCAAGCCACATctatatttgtaataaattagCCATTTTGTCGCCGATAAGTAGGCtattaataaatttaaatagcAGAAAGAGGCTGGAACGATAATGTGTAAGTTAGTTTCTTAAGGATGTGGTGGGACATGTAACTGCATAGCTAGCAACACTACACATCACACCCTAAAGAAACAACGTTAGCTCGCTGGGCAACGTTACGATAACTTGGCTGTTTTTAACAAACGTTATTACGCAATCATAATAACGTTAGATAATTTAAGCAGCTCAGTTATTAGCAGCTAAGTTATAAAATCTTCTTTTCAAACGAGCAATCAACGGGAACGCAGATGGTACCGCACCTTCCTTCAGCTTCTTTTTCCCGGTTGTCCGGATCAGTTTGGAACAGAGGTCCCGTTCATAATCACCGGGTGTGAAATGATGACATACTCGAACGTGCAAGTCTTTTTCACCTGGATAACGCTCGTATTTCTTGTATTTCGTATTGCTGCCagccattccttttttttttgtcgatgTTCTTTGAGGGCAAATGGTGATATTCAACGTCTTCCTCGGTGTTCTTCATTTCTCAACCTGGCACAACACACCACATCTTTCTTTCGGCACTTCTCAATAGCAAAAAAGCCTCTTCAACCGTCTCATGGTGTTCGCCAAGCTGAAGAGCACAAATCTTCCGAAACAACGCTGTTGATATGGCTAAAGTCAATAGAATGTGTgtgcccacacccccccctccaccccaaagAACGCCCAACAGGTTGAGGagtggtgcattctgggtgtTGAAGTAACAGCTGAAGGCTGGAGAATACTGCTTTCAGTGATTTGGAATTGCTCTATCTAGAAAACAGATGATAAAATTTTTTTGGGGCGGGAACATATTCATAACGGGCTTATAAAATAATTGGGAAAACATATTATTGAGTGCAGTTCccctttaatttgatcagttgaaatgttacctctttttatatATCTGTCTGCAATATAGCctgaaaaaattaagaaatattaaaagcttgctaaaattctggtattgcagttgaggttggaaCGACAACCCGTAAAAACACACAGTGGTCCCCCATGACCGAGTTTGGGAAACACCGATTCTGGCAACATCTTGATTCAAAATACTCTGTCAAGGTGTACGTGGACACAATGTTCTAACATCCATGTTGATACCCATCAACATGCATCAGCTATGTGACCAGCCAGCCAAAGCTAACCAATTTGGCTGGTCCGTGATGTGAAAAATGGTACCTGGTGGGATTTTCTGGCACTTTACACGAGATCTCATAGCTTCCTTCTGTTGTTCCTttttctgtctcattctctcattgAACTGTTCCAGCTGTAAAGGAAAGGAACAAGGAGGGAAGACAGGAATAAACATGAAAGTTTATATGAAATAGAGAGATATGAAGAAATAAACTAAATGTCTGAATGAACGAAATGGAAAAGGTCTGAACATTCCAATTCAGTAGCACTCCAAGTGGCTCCATATGTACAACGTCAAGCTGGGCTGCCATGTAACTATCAATCTGACTAGTATTAGCTACTCTCATCTCTTTTCTCTCGACAGCAAAACACTCTGACTGGACACCTTGATCGATTGTTTGAAATACAGACCCTCATTACCACAGTGCATGTTTTTCAAAttccatcatttaaaaaaaaaaaaaaaaaaaaagtttgtgaccttttttttttttttttaaataaaaaatgtcttcagaTAAATATACAATCATGTTGTTATATGAATGTCTTTTTAAACTTGGGCAATGTCAAAGCCCCTTTTGTGAATAAAACACATAAGAGAGAAGCAAACGGGAGCGCGCATACCCTTTTCTTCTGCTTGGCTTTGATGTCATCCTCGGATATCGTCGTCACCTGCTTCTTCTCGGCCGGcccgcggggggcggggcacggAGCCAGGGCGGAATCCGAGCTCTGCTCGCCCGTCGTGGTCACCTCCTTCAAATTGCTGCTCTGCGCGGGCGAATGCGAGTGCAACTTGACCGTTTTGATGACCCGGAGACAGCGGGACTTCGTGGTCGCCAGCTCCCTGGCGTGCGTCTcgacctccccccctcccgccggGACGGCCTGCGAGACGGGGAACGCGGCGCCCCCCACCGGCGCCAGTATGGGGACCCCGGTTAAGGGGTGCAGGGAGTAGTAGGACGTAGCCCCCGAGAACGTCGCGGACGGCTGCTGAAGAAAGGACGGCAAGGACACGGCGGGAGGCCCGGCGAAGGGGGAGGACAACCCGGCGGGCAGCCCCACGGGCGAGGCCAAAGTCACGTGGGGGAGAGAATGGGGGGGTAAGAACGGGGACGCCGCGTGGGGGCCCAccgcaacatttaaaaaaggcgAGGGTGGCTTGGCGTAGGACCCTGGCTGTTGTGGGTCAACGTAGGACCCTGGGTGCTGTGGGTCAGCGTAGGACCCTGGGTGCTGTGGGTCAGTGTAGGACCCTGGGTGCTGTGGGTCAGCGTAGGACCCTGGGTGCTGTGGCTTGGTGTAGGACCCTAGGTGCTGTGGGTCAGCGTAGGACCCTGGGTGCTGTGGGTCAGTGTAGGACCCTGGGTGCTGTGGGTCAGCGTAGGACCCTGGGTGTTGTGGCTTGGTGTAGGACCCTAGGTGCTGTGGGTCAGCGTAGGACCCTAGGTGCTGTGGGTCAGTGTAGGACAGTGGGTGCTGTGGGTCAACGTAGGACCCTGAGTGTTGGGCGAAAGCTGGAGGGGACTGCACCTCAGCCTGCCTGGGAACTTGATTCCAGCCCGTTACCGTGGCACTTCCCCGCTGACCGTATGCGAGCTCGTGCTCGGGAGCGCTCTGGTACCGGGAATAAGGCTCTTGAGGCGCACGTGAATatttggaggaggaggaggaaggggtggaGCGGGAGGGCGAACGAGATTTTCGCGAGCTTCGAACCGTCCTTGCGTCGGTGGCGAATCTCTCCTGGCCACGGGCGCTGCTGTGCTCCAAGGCACCCTGGAAGCTCAGGTAGACCTCCCGGCGACCGGTCGACACCGGAGAAACGGAGTGGGTGCGGTCCGACTCCGGGGAGTCGGTCCGGCTACGGCGCCGGCCGGACCTGCGGCCCGCCCGTCCCGGCGCGCAGTCGATCTGCCCGGGCGGCGGCCCGCTCTTCTGCTTCTTCCCGTAGAGCCGCTCCTGGGTCCTGTCCGTCAGCTTGCTGACCTCCGCGAGGTCCAGGTCGAGGCCGATGGTCTGGAGCAGGCTCTGGATCTTGTCGTAGTGCGGCAGCCTGTCCTCGCCCTTCGGTTTCGGCTCGGTTTCCGCCCGGCGTGGCTCCCGGCGCCCCTGgtccgcctccgccgccgccgcggcgctcCCGCGCCCCCCCTCGTCGGCCCTCTCCCCGTACAGGAAGCGCTCCTCGTCCTCCACGTCCCCCTCCCGCCAGCCGTCCTCCGCCTCCGCCTGCAGCCCGTGCTTCATTCCCACGATGCGCGAAAACCCGCCGCCGTCTTGGAACGCTCGCTCGTGCGGCAGCAGGAAGTCGTCCGGCTCCTCCGTCGCCCTCATCCCGCGGGAGTCCTCGTACTGGTCCTTGTCCTCGTAGAAGACCTCGCCCTGGGGTGGCACGCGAGGCTCCACTGCCTCGTGGGTAAAATCCTCCTCTCTGACCTCTTTAACGAGGGAAGAGAGGAGTTTGGCATCCACTCCTTTGTTGAGCGTGCGGAGGAATCGCTCAAACTGAGTGGAGGCAGCGCTCTGGGTGGGCGCCTGCTGACCGGGAGGAGAATGACAGACAGGGGGCTGGTCCATGGGGGGTTGGTgaacagctgattggctgtgagatGGGTGACGGACAGGTTCACGCTGGGGCACGGATTGGCTGAAAGGAGAGCGGTCGGGAGGCGGTTCAAAGTAAGACTGTTCGTCAGAGGtttggaggaaaggaggaagtTCTACAGGGGGTGGGCCAAAGCAGGACTGAGACACAAAGTTTGGTTTGAGAGGGAGGTTTTTGGGGATTTCaccctggggaaaaaaagaaaagaaaatgttcattaaatgtattatttttttaatccacattCAAGGCAAACAAtacaacagggaaaaaaaaaaaagcaagaatcCACAACAGACCTGCTGGCCAAAGTCCATGAAAGGCTCGGTCCGCTTCTTCAGGATGGACTTCATGGGCAAGGGGGCGGGTTTGTCAGCGCTCTCGGGCTCCAGGGGAAACCGAAAGTAGCCAGACGACTCGGAGTCCTGCTCGCTGTTGGACTGACCCTTCGGGGCCAGGCCCTTCTGCTCCATGGCTATGATGGCTCTCCTGCGGGCGATGtgctcctccagcagctccagctcccTCTTCTTCCTGGACAGCTCTTCGTCCAGGATATTTTCGGACCTGGGCAGTTCCTGAGTGGCGGGATTGGGATATGCCCGTGGCAGGGGCTCCCTGTTGCCACCCCGACCGTCCTTAGCCAGAGAACTGCCCTTATCGCCCGTGCTAACCTTCTTtcggctgctgctgctatccCTCTCGGGAGTCCTGCTCTTGCTCCGCCTCCTCGCCCCGCCCCGACTGGTCGACTCCCTGCTGCCGTGCCTCCTGCTGTAGGAGGAGTCGGCCCGCTCCCTGCtccggctccgcctcctgccGCTGCCGCTCCGCCCGCCCCTCTCCCGGCTGCGGCTGCggctgcgtctgcgtctgcgctCGTGCCGGTGGCCCCGCTCGCAGCTGCGGCTGCGGCTGCGCCTCTTGCCGTGCTCCCTGGGCGGGCTCCGGTACTTTCCGGCCCGGGTGGCTCGGCTGCTCTCTTCGGTGCCCCCGTGCGCCCCATTTCGGCTCTCCCCCTTCGCGTCCCTTCTCTGCTTGGGCGGGTCCGTGCTGGAAGGGCTCTTCtcctgacccttgacctccaCGCCACCGCCCTCCCCGTCCATCTTGACTGGCTGGGGATCGTTTTCGGACTTTGGGGGAACAAAGTCACCCACCCCTTGCTTACCTGAACTGGCGTTTTCATCCACGGGCTCCCTAAGAGACAACAGGGATGTTGGGAGAGTGAACTAGCTGCACAGTTCAGAGCAAAAAAAGCTGCCTACCGTCAGTTTCAAAGCTCATTTGAATTTCTTGAATAcgaaggttgttttttttgtttttcattaaaatcacGATTGCCCACCATTATTATTTCACAATAAGGGTTCTGTTTTCCGGCCAGTGCGTGATATGTTGTAAGCCGTCAGATTAGCTAAACGGTATTTTCGTCATAGATTTTGATGCACTAAAATACAAGGTCTACtccaaatggcaaaaaaacTCACGCAGGGTCTTCATCTGTTGCACTTTCTGTGCTGAAGGACTCAATTTTGACCTTTAGGTTTTTCATTTCGTCATTCACCGAATCTCTCAGGAGCTTGATAgtcattttcttctgtttgcaGGTGTTgcggagggcgggggggaggggggggatggtgtCAGAAAAGACAAAAGGTAAAATGCACCTGAGTTTTCCCCACTGGGACAAACGAACCAGTTGAAGTAAACATCATATTACACtacaaacacaaagcacacaagTCTTTCTATAGTCACACAGCATACAGTGGCACAACGGTAAACCGCTAGAGTAAACCGCAGCACAATGGCGCTATTAGAGTAAACCACAGCACAATGGCGCTATTAGAGTAAACCACAGCAGCACAATGGCGCTATTATAGTAAACCACAGCGGCACAATGGCGCTATTAGAGTAAACCACAGCACAATGGCGCTATTAGAGTAAACCGCAGCACAATGGCGCTATTAGAGAAAACCACAGCACAATGGCGCTATTAGAGTAAACCACAGCACAATGGCGCTATTAGAGTAAACCACAGCACAATGGCGCTATTAGAGTAAACCACAGCACAATGGCGCTATTAGAGTAAACCACAGCGGCACAATGGCGCTATTAGAGTAAACCGCAGCAGCACAATGGCGCTATTAGAGCAAACTGCAGCACAATGGCGCTATTAGAGTAAACCACAGCAGCACAATGGCGCTATTAGAGTAAACCACAGCAGCACAATGGCGCTATTAGAGTAAACCACAGCAGCACAATGGCGCTATTAGAGTAAACCACAGCAGCACAATGGCGCTATTAGAGTAAACCACAGCAGCACAATGGCGCTATTAGAGTAAACCACAGCACAATGGCGCTATTAGAGTAAACCACAGCAGCACAATGGCGCTATTAGAGTAAACCACAGCGGCACAATGGCGCTATTAGAGTAAACCACAGCACAATGGCGCTATTAGAGTAAACCACAGCGGCACAATGGCGCTATTAGAGCAAACTGCAGCACAATGGCGCTATTAGAGTAAACCACAGCAGCACAATGGCGCTATTAGAGTAAACCACAGCAGCACAATGGCGCTATTAGAGTAAACCACAGCGGCACAATGGCGCTATTAGAGTAAACCACAGCGGCACAATGGCGCTATTAGAGTAAACCGCAGCACAATGGCGCTATTAGAGTAAACCGCAGCACAATGGCGCTATTAGAGTAAACCACAGCGGCACAATGGCGCTATTAGAGTAAACCACAGCACAATGGCGCTATTAGAGCAAACTGCAGCACAATGGCGCTATTAGAGTAAACCACAGCAGCACAATGGCGCTATTAGAGTAAACCACAGCAGCACAATGGCGCTATTAGAGTAAACCACAGCAGCACAATGGCGCTATTAGAGTAAACCACAGCAGCACAATGGTGCTATTAGAGCAAACCGCAGCACAATGGCGCTATTAGAGTAAACCGCAGCACAATGGCGCTATTAGAGTAAACCACAGCGGCACAATGGCGCTATTAGAGTAAACCACAGCACAATGGCGCTATTAGAGTAAACCGCAGCACAATGGCGCTATTAGAGTAAACCACAGCACAATGGCGCTATTAGAGTAAACCACAGCACAATGGCGCTATTAGAGTAAACCACAGCACAATGGCGCTATTAGAGTAAACCACAGCAGCACAATGACGCTATTAGAGTAAACCACAGCACAATGGCGCTATTAGAGTAAACCGCGGCACAATGACGCTATTAGAGTAAACCGCGGCACAATGGCGCTATTAGAGTAAACGGCAGCACAATGGCGCTATTAGAGTAAACCGCGGCACAATGACGCTATTAGAGTAAACCGCGGCACAATGGCGCTATTAGAGTAAACCACAGCAGCACAATGGCGCTATTAGAGTAAACCACAGCGGCACAATGGCGCTATTAGAGTAAACCACAGCGGCACAATGGCGCTATTAGAGTAAACCGCGGCACAATGGTGCTATTAGAGTAAACCGCAGCACAATGGCGCTATTAGAGTAAACCGCGGCACAATGGCGCTATTAGAGCAAACCGCAGCACAATGGTGCTATTAGAGTAAACCGCAGCACAATGGCGCTATTAGAGTAAACCGCAGCACAATGGCGCTATTAGAGCAAACCGCAGCACAATGGTGCTATTAGAGTAAACCACAGCGGCACAATGGCGCTATTAGAGTAAACCACAGCGGCACAATGGCGCTATTAGAGTAAACCGCGGCACAATGGTGCTATCAGAGTAAACCACAGCGGCACAATGACGCTATTAGAGCAAACCGCAGCACAATGGCGCTATTAGAGTAAACCGCAGCACAATGGCGCTATTAGAGTAAACCGCAGCACAATGGCGCTATTAGAGTAAACCACAGCACAATGGCGCTATTAGAGTAAACCACAGCACAATGGCGCTATTAGAGTAAACCACAGCACAATGGCGCTATCAGAGTAAACCACAGCACAATGGCGCTATCAGAGTAAACCACAGCACAATGGCGCTATTAGAGTAAACCACAGCAGCACAATGGCGCTATTAGAGTAAACCGCATCTTGCAGTAAAATGGCGGGAGAGTAAACCACGGCTTGCGGTAAAATGGCGGGAGAGTAAACCGCGGCTCGCGGTAAAATGGCGGGAGAGCAAAACCTTTTCCTTGGTCGGCGCGCCGAGGCCCTCCAGCTTGGGCGTGGCGGTGAAGGCGCTCCAGAGCAGCTTCTTCACCCTCACGGCCTGgttcccctcccccgccgcgGCCTGCGACGGAGAACACAGCCCTGAGCCAGCCCTCCTTCTAAAAACACCTCTACAGTCACTGTTCCTTAAAACCACAAGATACAGTTCAGTGGGAGGAATAGACGAGCAgcgttgggctgaatggcctgctctcgtcttacgttatgttatgttatttccTTTATGAAACGGTAATGCGAAAATGATTCAATTTCCCGTCGTTTCACTTCTGATCGAGAGCTCGGAGGTCTGATGTGGCCTGTTTCTTCGGCAATTTTCAGAAGGTTTCGGGGCTGGATTCCAATCTCGCAACATCTGCCTCAGCTTTCTCGGCTTTTGCATCTACGTTGTCATGAACATTTGTTCAGATAAAGCGACAAGCGTTTTTTCCTGTGGCGTCGGCACGGGTCTGCTCACCGGAAGGACAGTGAACTCAACTTCGTCCGTGAGGTTGAGCTTGctctcctccagcacctccttcaGGTGGAAGAACAGCTGAGGGTCCCGCTGGCACCGGATGAACCCGAATGACTCCCGGAGGTCCATTACGacaccctgggggggggggggggggggcaaagacaGGTCAGCTATCTTCCCTCCGCCACAacagtgtacatgcacacacacgtgcacgcacacagagctaccacagcacacacacgtgcacacagagcTACCACAGcacgtacacgtgcacacacacacatgcacacacacgtgcacacacacacacacacgtgcacacacacacacacacacacacacacacacacacagccaccacaGTATgcacccgtgcacacacacacagacacaccccccaccccgcccccaccttcTCGCGCTGCTCCTGGGAGTGGTCCAGGCTGTTGAGCAGGAGCTCGATGTTGGTGGCCCTCTCCGCCTTGGTGCTGCGCTTGGTGCAGACGCTGAACTGGACCCGGTCCCCCGGCATCATCGTGGCCTCCGACGTGACATCACCGGAGCCAAACGGCAGCTTTCGATCCGCGCCCGCTACCGTGGCAACCAGGAGGCCTGAGGCAGCTTCGGCCGTCTCCTGTCCCTATgggcgtgtgagtgcgtgagtgtgagtgtgagagagagaaagagagagagagagagagagtgagagagagagagagattaaaaattacaaaataaatacatacaaattcCAGATCTGTTTGGAAAACGAATcagtaaatgaaacaaaatctgTGTCAAGCTATCTCGAGGTGGTAAGTCTGACTAAGAATAAAATGACATAAATCTACGCATCTGTGCAAGAGGGCTTAAGAATGATCTTTAAATGATCTGGGCTTAATTTTCAAACTTCATGGAAATACCTTCAGTGGATGGAGTGCCAAAGTGACATTTCCCAATGATATTGCCAAATAGTCTGTCCCTACAGTTATCAGGAATAATTACACAGGTCTTAGGATGCCATGTTTGCCTACCCTAGCTACATCGGTTAATAAGCCACATGCAATTTAGCAAAAAGGACAGATCACGTAAAAGATCCGGCAACTAAAAAATCGGTGTGGGGACTCAAGAAATTCCTTCAACCCTCTTGTCACCCCTGCTGCATTACCACGTGGTCTGGGTTTTAACCCTAGACGGGGGCCTTACTTTGGCTTTGAACCCTTTAATATCCCAGCAGAAACGTGTGATGCCTGGCAGACACTGTACAGTAATCAGACATCTCCCCCGCCCGCTTTTGACACGCCTGACCAATGGGGTACCTGCGCCCTGTCCGCGGCTTTGGGGGGGGTCGTCACGACGATTCCCTCGTACTGCTCGCTGCTGATGTCCTCGAAGACCACGGTCCTCTGGGGCAGCACCTCATTGGTCACCGCCTTCCACTGcatgggacagagaggggggggggggggcgcaagaTGCGCTCAAACAGCCCAAACaaaattgcccccccccctcaaccgcAAGGGCTACCTCACTTCCAAATTTTTACGTGCGTGTCCCTGCATTTACCTTCTTAATACATGTtaataattacacacacacacactgtccgtCCCAaatattattcctttttttttttttttaaaccagaagCTTTTCATCGTGTGAAATGAGACTACACTAAATGAACTCGATGCAGCCTGTGTTCTTGGCTTTATCCAAAATCGGGACTATACGGTACATGGTGCAATATTTTGCTTCATAACTGCACCACAAATCCCTAAATCCTAATTTTAGTAAACCGTGTCCCTCGGGGAAGTTGTCTTGTACACCTCAACAGCAAACGCAGGTCTCGTCTCACCTTGCCCTTCTCCAGGCTGAACCGGGTAGAGTTCCTCTCCATGGCCTCAGCGATCCTCTCTCTGGTCTTTTTCCCGAACGTCACCGTCCCCTCCGGCAGCCGCCTGACCCTGACGGCCTTGTGCTGCTCCTTCCCTTGCGCCTGCAAACAGCGGGAAACAGTGAAAAGGGTACCCTCCCCCCCCGTGGAAGTATGCTTCTCCTATATGCTTAtatatctttttaaatttctgcttATTAAAGATTGTATTGATCAAGAATATggttaaatgtatgtgattatgttGAGGCTGATGAAGAACAGCAGGTGTTCTGTGTTATGTCATAAGTGTGAGTTATAAGAATTTTATAACTAAGGAAAGACTGTGGCCTCtttgcacactcatgcatacgATCTAGAGAATCTTTGGACCCCAACTGCAGGAgaaaaaattgtaaacatttacttattggaattttgtaagtaacttatgttgggaaacagtcttgtgcagaaAACCTTTGAGTTGCAATAGAAGAGAAAGGACACACCGACCCAGAAAGAACTGTTTCGCCTTGTCCTGGAGATTATTGTCTCTCACAAAGAACAGACTGTCCACCAGGTGGCGATGGGTTTAACAGAACTGTGGTTTTTATTCAGCTGGAGAGAGTACACCCAGAAACACTCAAAGCGGTGCTGTAGGATGACTCCACCCTAAGGTGGGGTAGGTCAGATCTTTATACACTTCCGGCTCTGCAATCTTATCCTCCATATTACCTCATAAGGATAAAAATCAGTTTGTTCTAAAGACACTCAAAAGGCACAAACAGCACTTCTTGCAAGTTTTTTGATTCCTCTACGTTTCCTCATACCCTGAATAGGGCAGGTTCCTCCTTTTACAATTTACCGTTACTGCTCAAGCACATCTTGACACACAGAAgtagacacatttttttcaagcaCACACGATGAAACATATTGGCACTCAgtgtaagcaaaaaaaaaactgatttttct
It encodes:
- the si:dkeyp-121d4.3 gene encoding uncharacterized protein si:dkeyp-121d4.3 isoform X1, translating into MARGGRRKRRGDGFLPPAHGPPRPMCPPQPPPPDIGWHGPPFPGGHPGYPDPDLMDDSVGFRPVMEPPYGPMNEPGFGPVDHDFRGRANQFHGSRPMMDVDYGPIPDMGHGPVMVREYEHVDHGDLGPMPDRPMMPDRPMMPEPPEFRAFVPPFEERDFGPMGRDCAPPMDGGYGPRHGELSPVDRNYQQTTDERSFGSAVMPMEGGFAPSSIQDQRGMFFGGPRTFHGPPDQDMGHDHGHGARMMGRPGWVDTSGMAHPGHPPPGHPHPGHNHPGHHPPGHPPTGHHPPGHPPTGHPPTGHPPPGHPPPGHPPTGHPPPGHPPTGHPPPGHPPSGYLPPGHLPPSHLPPGKKPDPQKKPKLPPKPCSKPPPGRFQGIISFIGADYGFIERDDLKKIHFSFDAFWGDTTEMIPGVRVQFTVYKDKGKECATDVVVPSGGTEEVDGDILEGVVSRAPECQVDGKSRKLTLPKYAGSIQATLPSEEAELPFTTHDYRPSLLAGDRVQFNLLTDLVTKEKRATNIALLPNTFQFTNESRETGVVMNTKDGSGSIMSEEWSNLCFDADENLSDTELRVMDEVEFTVVPAQGKEQHKAVRVRRLPEGTVTFGKKTRERIAEAMERNSTRFSLEKGKWKAVTNEVLPQRTVVFEDISSEQYEGIVVTTPPKAADRAQGQETAEAASGLLVATVAGADRKLPFGSGDVTSEATMMPGDRVQFSVCTKRSTKAERATNIELLLNSLDHSQEQREKGVVMDLRESFGFIRCQRDPQLFFHLKEVLEESKLNLTDEVEFTVLPAAAGEGNQAVRVKKLLWSAFTATPKLEGLGAPTKEKKKMTIKLLRDSVNDEMKNLKVKIESFSTESATDEDPAEPVDENASSGKQGVGDFVPPKSENDPQPVKMDGEGGGVEVKGQEKSPSSTDPPKQRRDAKGESRNGAHGGTEESSRATRAGKYRSPPREHGKRRSRSRSCERGHRHERRRRRSRSRSRERGGRSGSGRRRSRSRERADSSYSRRHGSRESTSRGGARRRSKSRTPERDSSSSRKKVSTGDKGSSLAKDGRGGNREPLPRAYPNPATQELPRSENILDEELSRKKRELELLEEHIARRRAIIAMEQKGLAPKGQSNSEQDSESSGYFRFPLEPESADKPAPLPMKSILKKRTEPFMDFGQQGEIPKNLPLKPNFVSQSCFGPPPVELPPFLQTSDEQSYFEPPPDRSPFSQSVPQREPVRHPSHSQSAVHQPPMDQPPVCHSPPGQQAPTQSAASTQFERFLRTLNKGVDAKLLSSLVKEVREEDFTHEAVEPRVPPQGEVFYEDKDQYEDSRGMRATEEPDDFLLPHERAFQDGGGFSRIVGMKHGLQAEAEDGWREGDVEDEERFLYGERADEGGRGSAAAAAEADQGRREPRRAETEPKPKGEDRLPHYDKIQSLLQTIGLDLDLAEVSKLTDRTQERLYGKKQKSGPPPGQIDCAPGRAGRRSGRRRSRTDSPESDRTHSVSPVSTGRREVYLSFQGALEHSSARGQERFATDARTVRSSRKSRSPSRSTPSSSSSKYSRAPQEPYSRYQSAPEHELAYGQRGSATVTGWNQVPRQAEVQSPPAFAQHSGSYVDPQHPLSYTDPQHLGSYADPQHLGSYTKPQHPGSYADPQHPGSYTDPQHPGSYADPQHLGSYTKPQHPGSYADPQHPGSYTDPQHPGSYADPQHPGSYVDPQQPGSYAKPPSPFLNVAVGPHAASPFLPPHSLPHVTLASPVGLPAGLSSPFAGPPAVSLPSFLQQPSATFSGATSYYSLHPLTGVPILAPVGGAAFPVSQAVPAGGGEVETHARELATTKSRCLRVIKTVKLHSHSPAQSSNLKEVTTTGEQSSDSALAPCPAPRGPAEKKQVTTISEDDIKAKQKKRLEQFNERMRQKKEQQKEAMRSRVKCQKIPPGKTCTEVKNVWVCGHSLVFWAEKRAKSPEYGMQLGMDPGRVRVWWKGMQGMTWDQLLPLLLQLKGSWPNPDVIILHLGGNDLGRSDLGPLLAAVRKDLASLRGIFPKCLLVWSDILPRRSWRACEDAGAMEGHRALVNRRVRADLAELGGAAVTHDSIRPGSDAGLYRPDGVHLSGKGIDMFNIDLQDFLEKWDGEEAESSEPV